One region of Vicia villosa cultivar HV-30 ecotype Madison, WI unplaced genomic scaffold, Vvil1.0 ctg.002689F_1_1, whole genome shotgun sequence genomic DNA includes:
- the LOC131639566 gene encoding uncharacterized protein LOC131639566: protein MAGRNDAAIAAALEAMAQALEHQPNAGENAGSRSLATFQRENPPVFKGKHDPDGALEWLKEIERIFRVMDCTQAQKVRYGTHMLAVEADDWWQATRQRLEATGEEITWDVFRREFLRKYYPESVRGKKEIEFHELKQGNMSVTDYAAKFTELAKFYPYYDGEGAEFSKCVKFENGIFEEDNVAHYKIVSDRRGRRSQQRGKPYDTPAGKGKQRAAPGQRTSGGGAPAPIVCFKCGKAGHKSTYCTDDVKKCFRCGKTSHMMSECRHKEVVCFNCGEEGHIGSQCHKPKKAQAGGKVFALAGTQTSTEDRLIRGTCFINSMPLITIIDTGATHCFIAAECVEKLGLVLSSMNGEMVVEVPAKGSVTTSLVCLKCPLSIFDRDFVVDLVCLPLSVLDVILGMNWLEYNYVHINCYNKTVRFSTAEEEEADLVSPKKLRQLLKEEVEMFSLMATLSIEN, encoded by the exons ATGGCTGGAAGAAACGATGCTGCGATTGCTGCTGCTTTGGAGGCTATGGCTCAGGCTCTGGAACATCAACCTAATGCTGGTGAGAATGCTGGGTCTCGCAGTTTAGctactttccagagggagaaccCGCCGGTATTCAAAGGCAAACATGACCCTGATGGAGCCTTAGAGtggttgaaagagatcgagaggatctttcGTGTAATGGATTGTACTCAGGCACAGAAAGTTCGCTATGGGACGCATATGCTAGCAGtcgaagctgacgactggtggcaAGCAACACGTCAGAGACTAGAAGCTACAGGTGAAGAGATCACTTGGGATGTGTTCCGaagggaatttctgagaaagtattaTCCGGAGAGCGTCCGTGGTAAGAAGGAAATTGAGTTCCATGAATTGAAACAAGGGAACATGTCAGTGACTGACTATGCTGCTAAGTTCACTGAATTGGCCAAATTTTATCCGTACTATGATGGAGAGGGTGCAGAGTTTTCCaaatgcgttaagtttgaaaatgG aatctttgaggaagataaTGTTGCTCACTATAAGATTGTCAGTGATAGAAGAGGTAGGCGGAGTCAGCAACGTGGCAAGCCTTATGACACTCCAGCTGGCAAGGGCAAACAGAGAGCTGCTCCGGGCCAGAGAACAAGTGGAGGAGGTGCTCCTGCTCCGATTGTGTGTTTTAAATGTGGCAAGGCTGGTCACAAAAGTACTTACTGCACTGATGACGTTAAGAAGTGTTTCCGTTGTGGCAAGACTAGTCATATGATGTCTGAATGTAGACATAAAGAAGTGGTTTGTTTTAATTGCGGTGAAGAAGGACACATTGGAAGTCAATGTCACAAACCCAAGAAGgcacaagctggtggtaaggtgttcgcatTGGCTGGTACTCAGACAAGCACTGAGGACAGACTCATTAGAGGTACTTGCTTCATCAATAGTatgcctttaattactattatcgatactggtgctactcattgttttattgctgctGAATGTGTTGAAAAGTTGGGTCTTGTGCTATCTTCGATGAATGGCGAGATGGTAGTTGAGGTTCCAGCTAAAGGATCTGTGACTACATCTCTTGTTTGTTTGAAGTGTCCGTTGTCGATCTTCGACAGGGACTTCGttgttgatttagtttgtttgccGTTAAGTGTGTTGGATgtaattttggggatgaactggttagagtatAACTATGTTCATATTAATTGTTATAACAAGACTGTGAGGTTTTCAACTGCTGAAGAGGAAGAAGCTGATTTGGTGTCACCAAAGAAATTAAGACAGTTGCTGAAGGAAGAAGTTGAGATGTTCTCATTGATGGCAACATTGTCAATCGAGAATTAG